GGGCAACAAGCCCACATCCACTGCCGCGCAGTCGGCCGCGCTCTGCAGCAGTGCATGCGGCGCACAGGGCACACCGGCCTTGGCGAAATGCGCCTTCTCGGCGGCGCGGTCCTGGCAGACGGCCACGGCCGGTGCCGCCGGGGCGACCGGGCGATCAGCCCCCAGGCGCTCCAGCACCTGGGCCGGCACGTTTTCGAACTCGGTGCTGATGGCCGCACAGCGCGCCGCCAACTGCGTCAGCGCATCGGCATCGTCATAGGGCGCTTGCAGATGCTCGTCAGCCGCCGCACCAGCCGGGCTGTGGGCATCAGGCTCCAACACCATCACGCGGTAGCCCAGAGACTGGGCGGCATGCACGGCCATGCGGCCGAGTTGCCCGCCACCCAGCATGCCCAGCCATTCGCCGGGGTGTAGTGGGGCACTCATTTCAGGTCCTGGGTCATCGCCCGCGCGACTTCGGTCTGGCGCACGCGATAAGCCTGCAGCTTTTCCAGCAACGCCGGGTTCTCACCCGCCAGCATCGCCACCGCAAAAAGCGCCGCGTTGGCCGCGCCGGCCGAGCCAATGGCGAAGGTGGCCACCGGAATGCCCTTGGGCATCTGCACGATGGAGTGCAGGCTGTCCACGCCCTGCAGATGGCGACTGGCCACCGGCACGCCCAGCACCGGCACGGGCGTCTTCGCGGCCAGCATGCCTGGCAGGTGCGCGGCTCCGCCGGCACCGGCAATGATGGCGCGCAGACCCCGGCCAACAGCGCCTTCGGCGTAACGGAACATGTCGTCCGGCATCCGGTGGGCGGACACTACCTGGGCCTCAAAGGGCACTCCGAACTCGGTCAGAATGTCGGCGGCCGCCTTCAGGGTTTCCCAGTCGCTGCTGGAACCCATCACGACGCCGACCAGCGGGCTGGCGCTCATGGCGCTCCTCGTGGACGTCAATACAGCCTTGAATTGTAGGCAGCCCCCCTCATCTACCCCGGCCAACCCGCCGACGCGCACGCCCATGATCGACATCACCCTGCAGAACTTCGAGGCCGACCTGCTGGCCGCCAGCATGAACACCCCGGTGCTGCTGGACATCTGGGCCCCCTGGTGCGGCCCCTGCAAAAGCTTGGGGCCGGTGCTGGAAAAGCTGGAGACCGAGTACGCCGGCCGCTTCACGCTGGCCAAGCTCAATAGCGATGAGCAACCCGAAATCGCCGGCCAGCTCTCGCAGGCCTTTGGCGTGCGCTCCATCCCGTTTTGCGTGATGTTCATCGGCGGCCAGCCGGTGGACGGCTTTGTGGGCGCTCTGCCCGAGGCCAAGATCCGCGAGTTCCTGGCCAAGCACGTGCCGGACGAGAACGAGTTGGCGGCGGCCGCCGAAGTCGCAGAAGCCGAAGCGCTGCTGGAAGAAGGGGCTACCGACGACGCCCTGGCCCATCTGGCCGCCGCCGTGCAGGCCGACCCCAAGAACGAGGCGGCCCGCTTTGACTGGATCAAGGCCCTGATCGAGGCCGGCCGCGTGGCCGAAGCGCAGGAGGTCTTTGCCCCGGTGGCCGCCCAGGCCGCCGATACCTTGATTCCCCACCCGCGCTTTGCCGCGCTGGCGGTGTGGCTGCAGGCCTGTACGGCCGCCCAAAGCGCCCCGACCCCCGAGCAGCTGCAAGCCGCCATCGCCGCCAACAAACGCGACTTCGAGGCCCGCTATCGGCTCGCCCAGACCCACTTCGCCGCCGCACGCTTCACCGAGGCCATGGACGAATTGCTGGAGATCGTGATGCGCGACAAGGGCTGGAACGACAGCTTGGCGCGCAAGACCTTCGTGGCCGTGCTGGAGGTGCTGACCAAGCCGCAGCCCAAGCCCTCGGCCAAGGGCACGGAGAGCAAGCTGCAACTCACCGGCCACGCCGTGGCCGCTCCCAGCGACCCGCTGGTGGACCAATACCGCCGCAAGCTGTCGATGGCGCTGTTCTAAAGGCTCCGCTCAGGCCGCAGCACGGTACTGAGCAGGGCACGCAAGCGGATGGGGCGCACCGGCTTGCGCAGCAGCTGCACATCGACGGGCACGGAGTCGATGCTGTCCTCGGTTTCCCCCGTCACCAAGACAAAGCAACAGGCCGGGGCGCCAGGCTCCTGGCGCAGGGCCTCGATGAGTTGGACGCCATTCAGCACGCCAGGCAGGCGCCAGTCGCTGAGCACCACCTCGAACCGCCCATCAGGCGGCGCCGCGCGCCAGCGCAGCAGAGCCTCGCTCGCGTCGGCACAGGTCTCGCAGTGCAAGCCCCAGCGCTCCAACATGCGCGCCAGCGATTCCCGGACATCGAGGTTGTCCTCCACCACCAGCACCCGCCCGCGCAAGAGGGCGGAGGGCGCACGCTCGGCTCTTTCATCGGGGTCGGACTCCAAGGGCGGCTCGCAAGCCGGCACCTGCAGCGTGAACACGGTGCCGTGTCCAACGCGCGAGCGCAGGGTCAAGGGATGTTCAAGCAGCGCGCACAGGCGGCGCACCGTGGCCAGGCCCAAGCCCACCCCCTGATTGACGTCATGCTGCGGCGGGCCGAGCTGCACAAATTCGTCAAACACATCGGCCTGAAACTCCGGCGCAATGCCGATGCCGGTGTCGCAGACCTGCAGACCCCAGTGCGCGCCGCGCCGACGCACGGCCAACAGCACGCCCCCAGTGGGCGTGTAGCGCAAGGCATTGGCCAGCAGATTGCCCAGCACGCGCTCCAGGTGCACCGAGTCGCTCATGGCCCAGGCCCGGGTCGGTGCGCGCACCCGCAGGCGCAGGCCACGTGATGCGGCCTCACCCTCGTAGAGCTGGCGCAGGCGCTCGGCCAGCGCCACCAAATCCACGGCGAACACCCGCTTGTGCACTTTGCCCGCGTCCAAACGGGACAGGGTCAGCACCCCTTCCAGCAACCCATCCAGCGAGGCCACGCACTGGCGGATGCGATCCACCGTATGGATATCGGCCCCCTGGGGCTGCAGGAGCTCGGCGTAGTAACGGATGGCCTGAACGGGCTGGCGCAGATCGTGGCTGGCGGCCGCGAAAAAGCGCGACTTCGCCTCATGGGCCTCGGCAAGTTGCTGCGTGGTCCGTTGCAACTGCGTGACCAACTCGGCCTTGGTGTGGCGGATGCGTGTGGTCTCCTGCACGATGCGGCCCTGCCGCTGCGCATAGGGCACGATGCCCACAATGAAGAAAGCGAACAGGGCGCCACCCGCCCACCCCCCAGGTGCGCCCGACACCGCAAAACGCAGGGCCAGCGGCACCGACATCAAGGCCAGCCACGCGTAATAGAGCGGCAGGTGCAGCGCCAGCAAGGCCACCAGACCGGCGGCGAAGGACAGCAGCATCAGCACCGCCACCCAACGCAGCTCGCCAAACTCGGGGGCATAGAACAACCACCCGCTCAGGCCAAGAAAGAACCCCACCAGCCAGGTTTGCCGCCCATAAGCCCTCAAGTGCAGACGCGAATCCCAATCGGGCTGGGAATCGGCGCGCCGGAAGGCCCGCCAACACAGCGCCCCGTGGACTGTGGCCACCCCCATGCCGATCCCCCAGGCGGCCAGCTCCCGGGTATCAACCCGGCCATAGAACATCCACGCAAAGATCCCGGTGAACACCACCCCCACCACCAGAGAGTGCGGCAGGTTGCGAAACAGCGCTGCGACGATCTCGCGGCGTATGGACTCTTCGAGCGCAGCGTCCGTCTTCGCTGGCCCGCCTGCCTCAGCCATGCTGATCGTCCCGCACCATGGCGGCGGCCTGGGTTCGATTGGCGGCGCCCAGCCGTTCAAAGGCCTGCGCCAAGTGGTTCTTCACCGTGTGCGGAGCAATGCCCATGCTGAGCGCAATTTCCTTGTTCGTGGCGCCGGCCGCCACCCGGCGCAGGACCTCGCGCTGGCGTTCAGTCAACTCGCGCAAGGGGGCGGACTCGGCCAGGTCCGGCGCCATCGAATCCGAAGGGAAGCAGGTCTCACCCGCAGCCAACTGTCGTAGGCCGGCCAACAGGCGCTGCAGATCGATGGACTTGTGGAAATAGCCGGCCAAACCCGCCCGGCGTGTGCGCTCCGGCAACGCCGGGTCATCCGCCCCGGACATCAACGCACAGGCCGTTTGCGGAAAAGCGGCGCGCAAACCCACTGCCCCTTTCAGACCATCGATACCGGGCAGGCGATAGTCGATCAGCACCAGGTCCACGTCGGCGCCCGCGCGCTGCAGCCAACCCTGGGCCTCGTCCAAGGTGGCAACGGGAATCAGGCGTAGACCCGGCGCACATTGCGCCAGCGCCAGGGCGATACCGTCGCGGAACAGCGCATGGTCATCCACCAGCAGAATCGAAAAGCCGTCGAGTTCGTCCATATCGACCGGGGAAGGGCCATCAAGCATAGCGACCCCCTGTTTCGGGGCCATGGGCCATTCGGCCTATGGACCGCCCGAGCCCGCGCTCGTGATCATGCGCCAGCGTCACAACGCCTGCTGGGGCAGCGCCCCCACGCAGCGAAGGAGAACCCCACCATGCCTCGCCTCCTCCCACTCACGGCCAGTCTGCTTGCCGGACTGGCGATTGCCCTGCCTTCTCAGGCCGTCCCCGTCACGGTGGTCACGACGGCCAAGCTGGACTTCGGCTGGTCCTCCACCTTCGGCGGTGACTGGTCGGCAGCCGCCCATGCGCCAGGCGACACCCCGCCCCTCTGGACCGACATGGGCAACGGCATCAGCCGCAATGGCAGCACACCGGCCTCGGCCGTGCAGTCCAGCAATGCCCCCATCACCGGTCTCGGCGCGGGTCAGTCCTTCTCCATGGACATGCGGCATCGGCCCGGAGAGAACGCCACCCTGGCGGGCATCCCGGCGCTACCCGCCACCTTGGGCGCATCGGTGGGCATGACCAGCGGTGCCCAAGGCCACCAGGCCTCGGCCAGCAATGTCTTCAGCTACCGCATGCATGTGGACCTGTCCAACGCCAGCAACCAATTCGGCGTGCAGGCCAGTGCCTATCTGGGCAGCCGCTTCTATGTGGACACCCTCGGCATGGCCTTCGGCAGCCAGAACATCTACTGGGTGATGGAGTGGAGCGGCAAGGGCGTGCTGGGGGACGGCAGCGATGCCAACTCGACTTCGTTCAACGTCGGCCTGTACAAACCCAACACCACCGCGTTCGACACCATCATCACCACGCCGGGGTCACACACCGGCTCAGGCCACGGCATGGTGGCCCTGCCCGAGAAGCCCATGGGCTACCCGCAAAGCTGGCTCGACTTCGAGCTCTACCTGAACGGCAACTCGGCGCGCAATCCGGGCATCGCCAGCTACGAGCTGAGTTTCGACATCGCGGTTTCAGACACGCCCTTCACCCGCATCCCACGCAGCCCCGGCAACCCGGTGCCCGAACCGGCCAGCGCCCTGCTGGTGGTGGTCGCTGCGGCAGCCGCCCGCGGCAGCCGTCGGCGCAATAGCGTCGGGGCAAACTAGACCGTCATTCGCAGCGCCAGCCAGCCCGGCAGGCCCAGGTAGAGCAAAGCCAAGGCAGCGCGCTCCAGGTGCTGCCGCACCGGCAACCGCCAGTCCGCCCGCAGGCGCGCGGCCAGCGCAACACCCAGTTCGATGGCCACGCGCAGCAGGGCCGCGCAAACCAGCACGCCCACCCCCCAGGCGGCCCACCACAGGCCCAGCGCGCGGGCATAGGCCAGGGGACCGAAGCTGTGCCACTCGCCCAGCCAGCTGCCATAGGCAATGTGTTGATGCAGCAAGAAGGCCGGCAGGGCCAAAAGCAGGGGCAGAAGCAGGAACTTCAGGCCCACCTGCTGCAGCCCGCGGCGCGGCGGCAGGGGCAGCAGGTGCAAGAGGCCTTGCGAGGTCGCAAGATCCAGCCCCACGCCCGGCCAGGGTAGGCGCCAGGGCTTGGCCGCCGCCAGTGAGAGCTCCAACCCCGCCAGGTGCAGGCGATCACCGCGCCACTCGGCGCGCTGGGCAAAGGCCTGCAGCAGGCACCAGGCCGCGGCTTCAGGCAGCAGCACCGTGGCCAGTACCCAGCGCAGCTGCATCAGGGTCTGGCTGCGCTGATTGGCGTCCCACAGCAGCCACAGGGCGAGGGCCAGCAGACTCAGGCGCGCCACCCCTCGCAACAGGGCCGCACCCCAGCGCGCGGGCGCCGGCAGCAGGGCCCAGCGCGGCGCGCTCGGCCAGGGCCCAGTGCTCGGCTGGGGCATGGGCCGTTGCGTCCATGCGGGCCGGAACACCCCGAGCAGCAAGGCCGTCAACACGGCCAGGCCGACCGGCCCGACCCAATCGCCCCAGCGCACCATCAGGGTGAGCCTGGGCACAGGCACCGGCAGCTCGCCCATCACCAGCACCTGCTCGCCCACGCCGCCGCGCGCACGCACCCGGCCCTGGGCGTCGATGACCGCGCTGGCGCCATTGGTGGTGACGCGGAACTGCGGCAGCCCGGTCTCTATGCTGCGAAAGGCCGCCACCGCCAAATGCAGTTCGGCCCCCTGTGGGTGTGCCGTGAACCAGGCGTCGTTGGACAGGGTGAGCAGGGCCCGCGCCCCCAGGCGGGCACCGTCCAGGGCCAGGCCTACGTCCACGTCGTCCAGGCAGATCAAGGGCTGCACCGGCAGCTCGCGCCCCCCCTTGAGCGGCAGCGGAAACACCCGCGCGCCATTGCCGGGCTTCCAGGCGCCGGCCCCCGGCAGCCAGGGGCGCAGGCCCTCGGCCCAGGTGGGCAGGTACTCGGAATAGGGAAAGAGTCGGGTCTTGCGATAGTGACCCAGCAGCCCGGATTGCGGCGTCAGGATGGCGGCCGCGTTGTATTCGCCCTCGTCATCGCGGTCGTAGGTGCCAAACACAAAGGGGACGCCGGCGGCCTGCACGATGGACTGGATCTCGCGATCCAGCTCGGCACCGGCCGCGCTCTTGGGCCGCGCAAAGGGCGTGGGGTAGACCGTCTCGGTCCACAGCACCAACTCGGCCCCCTGGCGCTCCACGGCGTCATGGCTCATGGCGTAGTGGGTGTCCAGCACCTCACGCACCACGGCATAAGCGCCGTCGCGCTGGCGGCGCGCCTCGTAGTCGAACTGATTGGCCTGCACCAAGCCCACCCGCAGGGTCGGTGCGTCTGCAGGCGCTCGGGCTTGGAGCTGCAGCATTCCGAAAGCCAGCAAGGCCCCCGGCAACAGCAGACTGAGGCTCAACGGTCGCAGCAGCGCCCGCACGCCCTGGCCGCGCTGGGTCCAGGCCCGCCACAGCGCTTCGTTGACGGCCAACACGATCAGGGTCAGCAGGGCTGCCCCGCCCAAGGCCGCCGCCTGGCGCAAGAGGTCCGAGGGGTAAAGCCCATGGCCCAGGGTGTCCCCCAGCAGCTTGGGGTAGAGCCACTCCACCCCCACCCAGGCGGCCGCGCCGGCCACCGCACCCCATACCGCCCCCGGGCCGGCCCGCTGTTGCACCCAAAAGCGCAGCGCCGCAGCCACCAGGATCTGCGGCTGAAACAAAGGCGCCAGCAGCAGCAGCAAGACCACGCCGGCCGGCGCGCCGATCTGCACATAGTGCCCCAGGGCCGCCCCGAACCAGGCAAAGCAACTGCCCGTGAACACCACCGTCATGCCCCAGGCCCAGGCCAGGGTGGCGCGCAAGCTGGTCTGACGATCCAGCAACCACAACCAGGGCAACAGCGCCCCAAAGATCAGCGCATGGAAAGCCCCCGCGCGCGCGCACAGGCCCAACAACAGCCCGCCCAGCAGCAAGGCGGCTCCAGTGCGAAGCAGGTTCATGGCGTACGGGGCTCGGCGGGCCGAGGCGGGGGCAACACGATGCGACGGATGGGCAAGCCCGGCGGCGCCCATTCGGGCGGCACCACGCGATCGGCCGGCAGGGTCACGGGCCGACCTGCGGCGTCGTAGAACACCTGATCCGGCGCGAACATCAGGATGGGCTCGATGGTCTGGCCGTCGTCGGTGGCCTGGTGGTGCCGTACATAGCCGGGCGGCAACTCAAAGTTCTCGGGTACGGCCAGACCGATCAAGGGCGGGCTGGTCCCAGGCGGGTTGAAGGCTCCCAGCCCGGTGCGCACCCCCGCGCGATGCAGACCGGCAATCACCTCACCCATGGTGGGCGCCTGCTCGGGGCGCAACCCCGGCGGCATGTGGGCGGCCAGGTCGTTGGGATCGGCCCTTTCCACTTCGGCTCGCGGAGTCAAAGCGGAGGCCGACGGGGCGGCTTGCGGCGCCATCTGAGACGCAGCTGCGACAGCCTGGTCCGGCACGGCACTCAATTGCACCGTCTGATGGGGCGCCGCCGAGGGCCAAAAAAGCAGCGCCAGCCCCGCCAGCAGGCACAGCAGGGCAAGCCCCAGAAAAAACGCGCGCCAAGCCGAGACCGGACTAGGCGCGCGCATCGCTGACGAACTCCGACTCAGGGAGATGCCGGGTTGTGGGTGGAGAGCTTCCAGCCCATGCGTTCATGGCCGAACTGGTTCCAGATCGGGTTTTTGCCCGCCGTGAAGCTGGTGTAGCGCGGTGCCCCCGACCCGGTGGTGCCGCCAAACAAGCCCGCACTCACCGTGCTGCCGCTATAGGTCGGGTGCACATCGTCCGACTGGATGTAGTCGTAGCTGCTGCTGCTGGAAACGAAGTGCGTGTTGGCATCCCGGATGGTGGCGCGCAGGGTCGAAGTGATCCGGGTCACGTAATTGGACTCACTCTCGCCGGCCACATAGCGCAGGCCATCGGTGTCAACGATGCCGTCACCATTGCGGTCGTAGTCCGCCCCCATGTAGCCGGCAAAGCTGTCCACGCACTTGAAGCCCTTGAGCCGCGCGTACTCGCACATCCAGTAGTTCATCTTGGCGATCGCCGGCAAGAACTTGTCCTGCAGATTCACCGTGGCGCCCGTGCCAGCGTCGCGGCAGGAGCTCTGCACGTTGTCCGCCGCATAGCCTGGGTAGTAGAGGTTGGCGATGACCTTGAGCTTTGTGCCCGAGTAGGCATTGGCGTTGATGTAGTCCATCGCCTTGGCCACATAGGTCTTGCAATTGGCCAGTGCGGTATCCAGCACGCCGTAATTG
Above is a window of Inhella inkyongensis DNA encoding:
- the purE gene encoding 5-(carboxyamino)imidazole ribonucleotide mutase, whose translation is MSASPLVGVVMGSSSDWETLKAAADILTEFGVPFEAQVVSAHRMPDDMFRYAEGAVGRGLRAIIAGAGGAAHLPGMLAAKTPVPVLGVPVASRHLQGVDSLHSIVQMPKGIPVATFAIGSAGAANAALFAVAMLAGENPALLEKLQAYRVRQTEVARAMTQDLK
- a CDS encoding tetratricopeptide repeat protein, with amino-acid sequence MIDITLQNFEADLLAASMNTPVLLDIWAPWCGPCKSLGPVLEKLETEYAGRFTLAKLNSDEQPEIAGQLSQAFGVRSIPFCVMFIGGQPVDGFVGALPEAKIREFLAKHVPDENELAAAAEVAEAEALLEEGATDDALAHLAAAVQADPKNEAARFDWIKALIEAGRVAEAQEVFAPVAAQAADTLIPHPRFAALAVWLQACTAAQSAPTPEQLQAAIAANKRDFEARYRLAQTHFAAARFTEAMDELLEIVMRDKGWNDSLARKTFVAVLEVLTKPQPKPSAKGTESKLQLTGHAVAAPSDPLVDQYRRKLSMALF
- a CDS encoding ATP-binding response regulator, whose product is MAEAGGPAKTDAALEESIRREIVAALFRNLPHSLVVGVVFTGIFAWMFYGRVDTRELAAWGIGMGVATVHGALCWRAFRRADSQPDWDSRLHLRAYGRQTWLVGFFLGLSGWLFYAPEFGELRWVAVLMLLSFAAGLVALLALHLPLYYAWLALMSVPLALRFAVSGAPGGWAGGALFAFFIVGIVPYAQRQGRIVQETTRIRHTKAELVTQLQRTTQQLAEAHEAKSRFFAAASHDLRQPVQAIRYYAELLQPQGADIHTVDRIRQCVASLDGLLEGVLTLSRLDAGKVHKRVFAVDLVALAERLRQLYEGEAASRGLRLRVRAPTRAWAMSDSVHLERVLGNLLANALRYTPTGGVLLAVRRRGAHWGLQVCDTGIGIAPEFQADVFDEFVQLGPPQHDVNQGVGLGLATVRRLCALLEHPLTLRSRVGHGTVFTLQVPACEPPLESDPDERAERAPSALLRGRVLVVEDNLDVRESLARMLERWGLHCETCADASEALLRWRAAPPDGRFEVVLSDWRLPGVLNGVQLIEALRQEPGAPACCFVLVTGETEDSIDSVPVDVQLLRKPVRPIRLRALLSTVLRPERSL
- a CDS encoding LuxR C-terminal-related transcriptional regulator; protein product: MLDGPSPVDMDELDGFSILLVDDHALFRDGIALALAQCAPGLRLIPVATLDEAQGWLQRAGADVDLVLIDYRLPGIDGLKGAVGLRAAFPQTACALMSGADDPALPERTRRAGLAGYFHKSIDLQRLLAGLRQLAAGETCFPSDSMAPDLAESAPLRELTERQREVLRRVAAGATNKEIALSMGIAPHTVKNHLAQAFERLGAANRTQAAAMVRDDQHG
- the lnt gene encoding apolipoprotein N-acyltransferase — protein: MNLLRTGAALLLGGLLLGLCARAGAFHALIFGALLPWLWLLDRQTSLRATLAWAWGMTVVFTGSCFAWFGAALGHYVQIGAPAGVVLLLLLAPLFQPQILVAAALRFWVQQRAGPGAVWGAVAGAAAWVGVEWLYPKLLGDTLGHGLYPSDLLRQAAALGGAALLTLIVLAVNEALWRAWTQRGQGVRALLRPLSLSLLLPGALLAFGMLQLQARAPADAPTLRVGLVQANQFDYEARRQRDGAYAVVREVLDTHYAMSHDAVERQGAELVLWTETVYPTPFARPKSAAGAELDREIQSIVQAAGVPFVFGTYDRDDEGEYNAAAILTPQSGLLGHYRKTRLFPYSEYLPTWAEGLRPWLPGAGAWKPGNGARVFPLPLKGGRELPVQPLICLDDVDVGLALDGARLGARALLTLSNDAWFTAHPQGAELHLAVAAFRSIETGLPQFRVTTNGASAVIDAQGRVRARGGVGEQVLVMGELPVPVPRLTLMVRWGDWVGPVGLAVLTALLLGVFRPAWTQRPMPQPSTGPWPSAPRWALLPAPARWGAALLRGVARLSLLALALWLLWDANQRSQTLMQLRWVLATVLLPEAAAWCLLQAFAQRAEWRGDRLHLAGLELSLAAAKPWRLPWPGVGLDLATSQGLLHLLPLPPRRGLQQVGLKFLLLPLLLALPAFLLHQHIAYGSWLGEWHSFGPLAYARALGLWWAAWGVGVLVCAALLRVAIELGVALAARLRADWRLPVRQHLERAALALLYLGLPGWLALRMTV
- a CDS encoding SGNH/GDSL hydrolase family protein; protein product: MRISELARPAARALCLLLPALALTAGGVQASTLNQNVSWTIDRAGTTTKYRVVAYGDSIYAGYNGSTLNAAKYSAPTVDAEYLSALWGADIESVRRAKSGAVASDVYNNKIVAERSYMQATSTRVVTFEMCGNDGLQARSSFKGQTGTCNYGVLDTALANCKTYVAKAMDYINANAYSGTKLKVIANLYYPGYAADNVQSSCRDAGTGATVNLQDKFLPAIAKMNYWMCEYARLKGFKCVDSFAGYMGADYDRNGDGIVDTDGLRYVAGESESNYVTRITSTLRATIRDANTHFVSSSSSYDYIQSDDVHPTYSGSTVSAGLFGGTTGSGAPRYTSFTAGKNPIWNQFGHERMGWKLSTHNPASP